Genomic window (Bacteroidota bacterium):
CACTGGAAGTAGTCAGGGAGGTCAGGAAAAATGTTGGGGAATCCTTTCCAATCATATGCAAGATGAACCTCTGCGATGGTTTTGAAGGCGGACTGACGGAGGAAGAGGCCATCAAAGTTGCAAAAGCTTTGGAAAAAGAAGGTATGGACGCTTTGCTTTTAAGCGGTGGAGTAACCAGTCGCACCCCGTTTTATCTAATGCGGGGAGAAGTGCCCTTAAAGGAAATGGTGAGGGCAGAAAAAAACATACTACAAAAATTGGCCCTGTTTCTCTTCGGCAAGCAGATCATCCGCAAATACGATTTCGAGCCGAACTTTTTCCTGGAGCAAGCCAAAAAAGTGAGAGCAGAAGTTGAAATTCCCCTTATTTATGTTGGTGGTGTAATTTCCGGATGGTACATCGGCAGGATCATGGCCTCCGGGTTCGATCTGATCGCTTTAGGGCGGGCATTGATCCATGATCCTCGCTTCCTGGAAAAAGTAAAAGAGGCCGGGTTGTATAAATCGGAGTGCAACCAATGCAATGTTTGTGTGGCGGAGATGGACAGATCAGGGGTACAATGTGTTCTGCAAGAAAAGTAGAAACAATCAGGACAACTATTTATCCGTGTAGCTTGTCTAAAAAAGAATACTTTTAAGTAAGGTATAAACTTGCCTTATTAGGTTTTACATTGGTAACTTTACAGAGCATTTAAATCCAGTTTTTAGGGGATGTTTACTTTGTATCGAAATATTCGGTTTGGCAGAAATATTCTGAAAAGAACTTTCCTTGGCGTCTTTTCTGTACTTCTTACTATTCAAATCCATGCACAGCTGATAGTCGAAAACACCCTCACTCCCGAACAATTGGTACAGGAAGTCCTTATCGGATCGGGAGTTACTGCATTTAATATCACTTTTACCGGCAGGGAAGACAGAGCGCTGGGTAGTTTTTCCAGAGGGCATTCGACCAATCTGGGACTTGATGAAGGTGTGGTGATGTCCTCAGGCAGGGTACTGGAAATACCCGGACCGGTTTCATTCTTTGCCAGCACCGGAAATGGTGTACCCGGAGACCCGGATCTGACGGCTCTTGCCGGTGTAAATACCAATGATGCAGCAGTGATCGAGTTTGATTTCATTCCTCAAAGCGATACTTTAACATTCAATTATGTTTTCGGATCCGAAGAATACCCGGAGTACGTTTGCTCCGGATTCAACGATGTTTTCGGATTCTTTATCTGGGGTGAAAATCCGGTTAACGGACTCGATTACGGAGGAATCAATATTGCATTGATACCCGATTCCGATTCTCTTCCCGTGGCAATCAATTCAGTGAATAACGGAAATGTAGGCGCTTTCGGAAGCCCGGGTAATTGTATCTCTCTCGAATATGCCGAATATTACATTGATAATGAATTATTGGGCGGAGTTGATATTGTTTTTGACGGATTTACTACCGTTTTGACTGCTACTCTGATCGTTGTTCCCTGCCAGGTATATCACATAAAATTAGCCGTAGCTGATGGCGGAGATTCCTCCTACGATTCCGGTGTCTTCCTGGAAGCCAATAGCTTTTCCGCCCAGGGTCTGAATACATCGGCTAACTTCAGCCAGTCGTCGGACGATTTTGGTGCCATGGTAGAGGGTTGTAACAATGTAACTGTAGTCTTTGAACTGCAGGAAGCACAACCGGAAGATTATGTGATCACTTTTCTTACCAGCGGAACGGCCATTAACGGGGTTGATTATTCTACTATTCCCGATTCAATAGTCATTCCTTCCGGGCAACTTAAAGACTCCTTAGTAATCACAGCCTTCCAGGATGACCTGCCCGAAAGCACAGAAAACCTGATCCTGGAGTACTTTTATGAATCTGCCTGCGATGATGAATCGGATACACTGGAATTCAACATCCTGGATTATAGCCTCGATTTTACAGGATTGGATTCTATTTATTGTGAGTCGGACCCGGCGGTCATGCTTACAGGTTATCCTCCCGAAGGGATTTTTTCAGGAAACGGCATTACAGGAAATTTCTTTGATCCTGCTGCTGCTACCATTGGAACAGATACTGTTTATTACACCTATTACTACATCGACACTACACAGATACCGCAGGATACAATATGCGACAACCAGGTATCGCAAGCGGTAACTGTGGTTAATGACCCGGTAGCTGATGCCGGTTCCGATGAATCGGTATGCCAGGGATTCGTTTTCGACTTTGCAGGATCAACCATAGTCCCTTCTGCCATTGATTTTGACTCGATCAAATGGTACGGTGGAGCAGGCTTTTTTAGTGATCCTGGTATTGTAATACCTGTTTATCATTCAGATCCGCTGGAATCAGGTCCGGTAACCTTAACCATGGTCGCCTACGGAGGATTCCCCTGCGGAAATGACACCTCTTCCATGATTCTTACCGTCAATACCGTACCTGTTTCATCATTTACCATCTTCCCAACCGATACATGCTGTACCCTGGAACAGGTAACCCTGAATGCATCCAGCTCAACAGCCATTCAGGACTGGAACTGGGATTTCGGAGACGGAAATACCGGTAGCGGGCAAAATGTAACCCATGTTTATACACAGGCAGGAACGTATACCATTACACTCTCAACACTTACTTCTTTTGGGTGCGGAGATACCGTCAGTATGACCTATACAGCTATAGCTGTTGA
Coding sequences:
- a CDS encoding choice-of-anchor L domain-containing protein — translated: MFTLYRNIRFGRNILKRTFLGVFSVLLTIQIHAQLIVENTLTPEQLVQEVLIGSGVTAFNITFTGREDRALGSFSRGHSTNLGLDEGVVMSSGRVLEIPGPVSFFASTGNGVPGDPDLTALAGVNTNDAAVIEFDFIPQSDTLTFNYVFGSEEYPEYVCSGFNDVFGFFIWGENPVNGLDYGGINIALIPDSDSLPVAINSVNNGNVGAFGSPGNCISLEYAEYYIDNELLGGVDIVFDGFTTVLTATLIVVPCQVYHIKLAVADGGDSSYDSGVFLEANSFSAQGLNTSANFSQSSDDFGAMVEGCNNVTVVFELQEAQPEDYVITFLTSGTAINGVDYSTIPDSIVIPSGQLKDSLVITAFQDDLPESTENLILEYFYESACDDESDTLEFNILDYSLDFTGLDSIYCESDPAVMLTGYPPEGIFSGNGITGNFFDPAAATIGTDTVYYTYYYIDTTQIPQDTICDNQVSQAVTVVNDPVADAGSDESVCQGFVFDFAGSTIVPSAIDFDSIKWYGGAGFFSDPGIVIPVYHSDPLESGPVTLTMVAYGGFPCGNDTSSMILTVNTVPVSSFTIFPTDTCCTLEQVTLNASSSTAIQDWNWDFGDGNTGSGQNVTHVYTQAGTYTITLSTLTSFGCGDTVSMTYTAIAVDADFSINNDPTCEDYEVFFSGSGNYTFTDWQYDFGDGNTAIGKNVSHTYSTAGTYDVTLIVCTDTTVHQILVNPPAEADAGSDEATCEDVFFDLSTSVTPPAASNYSSVLWYGGDGSFNDPTLVTPIYTPGPDELGIITLTMVAYGLSPCANDTSTMTLNIIPGAYAFAGSDENSCQGDPYDFANSSVVPFSTNYIFIEWSGGAGSFVDPNVQVPVYIPAPDELGPITLTVLATNILNCDSIDQMVLTIYPKFTTTNDVTICYGDSMFLQGNWRYGSGTYFDTVMSVNNCDSAIITNLTVLPQIDMDFTISPRDTSCLGDTAYFTQVGTANLTSWIWDFGDGTTSTEPNPSHAYQNPGTYTVTFSYTDDVGCSDEVTRIVHAFEPPDVDFVISMSSACINATVTFHGNSNANIVEWLWDFGDGSIGSGKDVTHVYHNAFGHIPVNLEVIDNHGCTNNVTRNIFISSPPDADFDYYILSCDTLQFIDLSTAPPGFFLVQWQWDFGDGGTSNLQNPVHDYNAGGVYNVQLVVTADSAGLLCNDTITHPVIVPSLPTVYFTWAPDPTCLGDPTYFYGTSGSPIASWMW